Below is a genomic region from Ancylomarina subtilis.
TTAAACGAGATTTCGTAACCCATTAAACGACGGACAGAACTGAAAAAATGTCGTTGATAGTCATAGGTATGAAAACCGATTAAATCAGCCCCCAGCATGCCTTGAATCAATTCTTTTCTCCAAGGCAGAATGCGTAGAACTTCGAATGATGGAAAAGGAATGTGTAGAAAGAAACCAACTGTGATATTGGGTTTCTTCGATTTAATCATCTCCGGAACCAATAATAGTTGGTAATCGTGTATCCAAATGGTATCTCCTTCTTCTAAGGTTTCGAGAGCTTTATCTGCAAATTTCTGATTCACCCCCACAAAGGCCTCCCAGAGCTCTGGATCGTAATCGATATATTGGGCGAAATAGTGGAATAAGGGCCAAATTGTTCGGTTACTAAAGCCATCGTAATACAAATCAATCTCTTTTTTAGAGAGATGAACTGAAATACAATCTTCTTCAAGTAATTTTTCTTCAATTCTACCAACCAGTTTGTCATCTATGTCATCACTGGCTAAACCCGGCCAGCCGATCCACTTTCCGTTATATTCTTTATAGACTGATCGCATGCCTGTAGCCAAGCCACCAACGCTTGGAATCAGTTCTATTTGGTCATCATTTACGTTTATACTAACTGGAAGCCTATTGGAAACTATGTGAATTCTATTCATAAAATCAAACTTATATTTATCTAATAATGAATTTATTTCTCATGAAAAATCCCTATTTTGAGATTTGTATTGTGTATGTATACTAAAGTAATCTTTTTTTATGGAAAATTTAAATTACGGCGTTATTGGGAATTGCCGGTCAGCGGCACTGATATCTGAAACAGGATCTTTAGACTGGTTATGCTTACCTAAATTCGACTCTTCTTCAGCTTTTGCTAAAATTCTGGATAAGGAAAAAGGGGGCAGTTTTGAAGTTATCCCTGAAAAATTAACTCGCAGTGTACAGTATTATAAAAAAAACACCAATATTCTGCATACGCGTTTTATTTGTGAAGATGGGATTTTTGAACTAGTGGATTTCATGCCTCGATATATTACAGAGAATAATGACTATTATGCACCGCCTGATCTGGTTCGCTATTTTAAACACATAAAAGGGAAACCAACCTTTCGTATCCTCTATAATCCGAAATTGGATTATGCACGTAATCATACTAAAAGCAAACATGCACAGTTTAATTTCATTAAATCGAAGACGACATCCGGAACATATGATTCCCTCTATCTGTACTCAAGTTTTGATTGCAACTCGATTTTAAATCAGGATATTATCCGGTTAGAGAAACATGAGTTTTGTCTTGTAACCTATAATCAAAAACTTTTAAGACAAACGGATGAACGAATTTATCTGAACTTACAAAGAACTAAAACCTATTGGCTCAATTGGTCTGAAAAGACAAAGGCGCATCCTAAATATAGAAATGAAATCAATCGTTCTGCATTGATTTTAAAACTGCTAAATTTTCAGAAATCGGGTGCTGTATTAGCTGCATTGACCACATCTTTACCCGAAACCATTGGGGAAGTTCGCAATTGGGATTATCGTTTTTGTTGGATACGGGATGGTTCCATGGTCGTGAAAATACTGACACAATTGGGACATTACAAAGTGGCTAAAAGCTATCTGGATTTCATTATGGATATTATTCCTGAGAAAAGGGAGAAAGTCCAGATTATGTATGGAATCAATGGTGAGAAGGTTCTGCCGGAATATGAATTAGGCCATTTGTCTGGTTTTGAAGGTTCGAAACCAGTACGCGTTGGAAATGCAGCCTACAAACAAAAACAAAACGACATATATGGTATTTTATTGGATTTGATTCATCAACAATTCGAATTGTTTGAGAATTCCTTAGAACACACCGAAGAGCTTTGCACCATTGTGAGAAGTATTGTGAATGTGGTGGAAGAAAACTGGCGTAAACCCGATAAAGGAATCTGGGAAATTCGGGGTAAGAGCCTTCATTTTACCTTTAGTAAGGTTATGTGCTGGGTGGCTTTCGATCGGGCTGTAAAAATTGCGAAACTCCTAAATGCGGACTACTATGTGAGCAAATGGATTCCGTTTCGCGAAGCTGTGAAAAAGGATATCATGAAAAATGCATGGAATGAAAAAATAAAGGCTTTTACACAGCATTATGGGTCGGATGACTTGGATGCCTCAGTTTTGTTAATGGAAAGTTATGGTTTTATTGAAGCTTCTGATGAGAAATATGTTTCTACTGTTCTCACTATTCAAAAGGAACTGGAACATGATGGCTTAATGTTTCGCTACAAAAACCATGATGATTTTGGAACGCCCAAATCGGCATTTACCATTTGTTCGTTTTGGCTGATAAACAGTCTATTCAAGATCGGAAGAAAAGAAGAAGCTAAGGAAAAATTTGAAATTCTGATGAGTTATTCCAATCATCTGGGTTTGTTCTCTGAAGATATTGATTTTGCATCAAAACGCTTATTGGGTAATTTCCCTCAGGCCTATTCTCATCTGGCTGTAATCGAAACGGCTCTAAATTTATCAAATGATCAAGCGTCTGAAACAGAAGGATTAATAGAACAATTAAATTGTTAATTTAATTTTAATCGAAAACAATTGAGTAAAACATTATAATTCTATTCATAATATAATTATTTTCGCGACTTATTTAAAATCGATACAAATTATATTATGAATCCTATACTCAATCGAAATCTATATTTCGTAAAGGAACACGTTGGTATGTTTAAGGCGGCCAACAATTTTGATATTCTGAATCCTGAAAGTCAAGAAATAATTATGAATTGCCGTGAGGAGAATCTTGGCTTTTTTACTAAACTATTTCGATTTACAGGTTATAAAAGGATGACACCTTTTAATGTTGAAATTAAGACTTCTACCGGAGCAAAAGTGCTTCGTGTAAAAAGAGGCCTAACGCTGTTTTTATCAAATGTTGAAGTATTTGATGAAAATGAGCAATTAGTTGGACGATTTAAACAAAAATTCTTCTCAATTGGCGGAAAGTTTAATGTTTTTGATGTTAATGACAATCACCTTTGTGCCCTAAAAGGCAAATGGACCAGTTGGGATTTTAAATTCATGAAAGATGACATCGAATTGGCTCATGTGAGTAAAAAATGGGCTGGAATAGGAAAAGAATTATTCACAACTGCAGATAATTATATACTTGAAATTAAAGATACTGTTCCTGCAGAACAGCCTATACGAGTTATGATATTGGCGGCCGTTATGTGTATCGATATGGTTCTGAAAGAATAAGGTATTAAACGGTTCATTTTCCAATAGGCAATCTCTGAAAATGTGATGCCTATTGGATTTTGAATTTTAATCACTCCTCAAAATCTTAAATTCAACTTAATCAAGAAGATATGAAACATGTTATATCTGATCGGGATGCTTTTATTCGGGAATTCAAATTCCAAACCTCGCGAAGTAGCGGTCCTGGTGGACAACATGTGAATAAGGTAAGCTCACGAGTTGAATTGCGTTTTAACCTAAAAGAAACACAATTGCTTAGCGAGGAAAATAAAGCGCTTCTGTACAAGAAACTGGCTACGCGAATCAGTCAGGAAGGAGTATTAAGCGTTGTCGTTCAGGCAGATCGTTCTCAATTAAAGAACAAGCAAACGGCAATTGAGAAATTTTTCGAAATGCTTGAGCATGCACTCAAGCCTGAAAAGAAACGTCGAGCGACTAAACCCAGTCGTGCAGCCCGAGAAAGACGTTTACAAGCAAAAAAACAAAGTTCTGAAAAGAAGACACGTAGGCGATCTTCGGATTGGAAAGACTAATCTTCCGATTCTTTACTGAAAATCAAAAAAAATAGGCTGCCCAATTACTCAGACAGCCTTTATACATCCTCCGAAGTGTTTTAATCTTCGTCTTCATCGAAATCATCATCATCACTGGCATACTTTTCTTCGTATTGCTCTCTTCTGCTACTTAAGAGTATACCATCGTCATCATAATCAGAATCCTGATCCACCAATTCCATTGCTTTACGCACAGACATTCGAACCATGTAGATTTTTTCATCTGTTTCGAATGGTAAAGCTGATACTAACTCACCTTTATGGTTTGTAAATTCAATAAGGTGTTCACTAAAGCCTTCTAAATAATTAAGTTTGATCTGCTCTTGTATTTCTTTTGAGAGCTTCTCATAATTTTGAATGACTTTTGGTTTGTTCGTTTCCATGATTAGAATAAAATAATTAAGTGTGAATTACCAGCCCAAAAGATAAGCAAAAATCAATGGTGCAACAATGGTTGCATCAGATTCTACAATAAACTTTGGGGTATTGATATCCAGTTTTCCCCAAGTGATTTTCTCATTAGGAACGGCTCCTGAATAGGATCCATAACTGGTTGTTGAGTCAGAAATCTGACAGAAATAGCTCCAGAAAGGCGTTTCGGTTCTTTC
It encodes:
- a CDS encoding glycoside hydrolase family 15 protein, which gives rise to MENLNYGVIGNCRSAALISETGSLDWLCLPKFDSSSAFAKILDKEKGGSFEVIPEKLTRSVQYYKKNTNILHTRFICEDGIFELVDFMPRYITENNDYYAPPDLVRYFKHIKGKPTFRILYNPKLDYARNHTKSKHAQFNFIKSKTTSGTYDSLYLYSSFDCNSILNQDIIRLEKHEFCLVTYNQKLLRQTDERIYLNLQRTKTYWLNWSEKTKAHPKYRNEINRSALILKLLNFQKSGAVLAALTTSLPETIGEVRNWDYRFCWIRDGSMVVKILTQLGHYKVAKSYLDFIMDIIPEKREKVQIMYGINGEKVLPEYELGHLSGFEGSKPVRVGNAAYKQKQNDIYGILLDLIHQQFELFENSLEHTEELCTIVRSIVNVVEENWRKPDKGIWEIRGKSLHFTFSKVMCWVAFDRAVKIAKLLNADYYVSKWIPFREAVKKDIMKNAWNEKIKAFTQHYGSDDLDASVLLMESYGFIEASDEKYVSTVLTIQKELEHDGLMFRYKNHDDFGTPKSAFTICSFWLINSLFKIGRKEEAKEKFEILMSYSNHLGLFSEDIDFASKRLLGNFPQAYSHLAVIETALNLSNDQASETEGLIEQLNC
- a CDS encoding phospholipid scramblase-related protein; the encoded protein is MNPILNRNLYFVKEHVGMFKAANNFDILNPESQEIIMNCREENLGFFTKLFRFTGYKRMTPFNVEIKTSTGAKVLRVKRGLTLFLSNVEVFDENEQLVGRFKQKFFSIGGKFNVFDVNDNHLCALKGKWTSWDFKFMKDDIELAHVSKKWAGIGKELFTTADNYILEIKDTVPAEQPIRVMILAAVMCIDMVLKE
- the arfB gene encoding alternative ribosome rescue aminoacyl-tRNA hydrolase ArfB; translation: MKHVISDRDAFIREFKFQTSRSSGPGGQHVNKVSSRVELRFNLKETQLLSEENKALLYKKLATRISQEGVLSVVVQADRSQLKNKQTAIEKFFEMLEHALKPEKKRRATKPSRAARERRLQAKKQSSEKKTRRRSSDWKD